Proteins co-encoded in one Dyella humicola genomic window:
- a CDS encoding M48 metallopeptidase family protein — protein sequence MTALKYLGGYPPALLDKVRQLIARDELGDYLQRRHPGRHDVHSDKALYAYTNALRQEHMRNSPGIDRVWYDSKLDVIQRALGLHTAISHIHGGRLKARKEIRIASLFRETAPEFLQMIVVHELAHLKEPEHNKSFYQLCEYMQPDYHQQELDLRLHLTWRDVLTKRAS from the coding sequence ATGACAGCGCTCAAGTATCTCGGCGGCTATCCTCCCGCGCTGCTGGACAAAGTGCGGCAGCTGATTGCACGCGACGAGCTTGGCGACTATCTGCAACGTCGCCATCCGGGACGCCATGACGTCCACAGCGACAAGGCCCTCTACGCGTATACCAATGCGCTGCGCCAGGAACATATGCGCAACTCGCCGGGTATCGACCGGGTCTGGTACGACAGCAAGCTGGACGTGATCCAGCGTGCGCTGGGCCTGCACACGGCCATCTCGCACATCCACGGCGGACGCCTGAAGGCACGCAAGGAGATCCGCATCGCCTCGCTGTTTCGCGAGACGGCGCCGGAGTTCCTGCAGATGATCGTGGTTCACGAGCTGGCGCACCTGAAAGAGCCCGAGCACAACAAGTCGTTCTACCAGTTGTGCGAGTACATGCAGCCGGATTACCACCAGCAGGAACTCGACCTGCGCCTGCATCTCACCTGGCGCGACGTGCTCACCAAGCGCGCCTCGTAG